The following coding sequences lie in one Arachis hypogaea cultivar Tifrunner chromosome 4, arahy.Tifrunner.gnm2.J5K5, whole genome shotgun sequence genomic window:
- the LOC112796443 gene encoding protein SRC2 yields MEYRTLDLMIVSAKDLKNVNLISKMDVYAVVSLNGDIYNPQKFKTSVDRDGGTSPTWNFPMKFNFSDSLAQQNRLSLEIKIVSDRTLGDTLIGTVHVPLRELLDNPGGKDGKEFRQVSYQVRKPSGKPKGSLNFSYKVGGKSSAAPAMDKASSTGATVSYAPPPPKTAEYPPPATAYPPPSKDSKNEPVMAYPAHAAGAAGSSSAPYAYPPPHQQYPAGHGYPPAGYPPQQGYGGYGYPPQQPGYGYPPQGYGYPGQAGYGYSQPPQKPKKNKNNFGMGLGAGLLGGALGGLLIGDMVSDAADYDAGYDAGFDDAGGFDF; encoded by the coding sequence ATGGAATACAGAACCCTAGACCTCATGATCGTTTCCGCCAAGGATCTCAAGAATGTCAATTTGATATCCAAGATGGACGTATACGCCGTCGTTTCGCTCAACGGCGACATCTACAACCCCCAGAAGTTCAAAACCAGCGTCGATCGCGACGGAGGAACCAGCCCTACGTGGAATTTTCCGATGAAGTTCAATTTCAGCGACTCCTTGGCGCAGCAGAATCGTCTCTCTCTTGAGATCAAGATCGTCTCCGACCGTACACTCGGCGACACCCTCATCGGCACCGTCCACGTCCCCCTCCGGGAGCTTCTCGACAATCCCGGCGGAAAAGACGGCAAAGAATTTCGTCAGGTATCTTACCAGGTCAGGAAGCCCTCCGGGAAGCCCAAGGGCTCTCTGAATTTCTCGTACAAAGTTGGCGGCAAGAGTTCAGCTGCTCCGGCGATGGATAAGGCGTCGTCGACGGGGGCGACGGTTAGTTACGCTCCACCGCCGCCGAAGACGGCGGAGTATCCTCCACCGGCGACGGCGTACCCTCCGCCATCCAAGGATTCAAAGAATGAGCCAGTTATGGCTTATCCTGCTCATGCTGCTGGGGCGGCAGGATCAAGTTCGGCGCCATATGCTTACCCGCCGCCACATCAGCAATATCCTGCTGGACACGGATATCCACCCGCTGGATACCCACCCCAGCAAGGGTACGGCGGCTACGGGTACCCGCCTCAGCAACCCGGATATGGGTATCCTCCACAAGGGTACGGGTATCCGGGTCAAGCTGGGTATGGATACTCGCAGCCTCCTCAAAAAccgaagaagaacaagaacaacTTTGGGATGGGATTGGGAGCCGGGTTGCTTGGCGGCGCACTTGGTGGGCTTTTGATTGGTGACATGGTGTCTGACGCGGCTGATTATGATGCTGGCTACGATGCTGGATTTGATGATGCTGGTGGAttcgatttttaa